One window from the genome of Paramisgurnus dabryanus chromosome 24, PD_genome_1.1, whole genome shotgun sequence encodes:
- the arhgap19 gene encoding rho GTPase-activating protein 19, whose protein sequence is MAAEKDTDVNKRDRRGTVCNVVISQDTETGTSGDGRPPIIFNPDFFVEKLRHERPEAFTELVLSNVTRLIDLPGAEFSKLLGEEEPKTPNGTAVGGFFRSFNFLKRKDKGLVFGMPLTEEGIAQIYQLIVYLSKNLHAEGLFRVPGNSLRQQILREQLNSGTDINFASGDFHPNDVATLLKTFLKELPEPLLTHRHLHAHLKITELTMFDDQGNKTSLPDKERQIEALQLLLMLLPTANRTLLKLLLDLLYHTAKQQDKNKMSAHNLALMFAPHVIWPKNMNASDLQENLKKLNNGMAFLIKHSQKIFRAPGYLREHARLQFANSKIIHSKDDLELLSVSGSPFIQACKRSGARVALDPENHTEEALKELYQHVTDYMPNSAKKKKLIRQLGKQSTPGTPGNDNTTPTSKKHARSRSFGGLIKRKVLGNQPGDRRGRHVSPPSTSGYTAGPGKENISCEPVSFK, encoded by the exons ATGGCCGCAGAAAAAGACACCGATGTAAATAAACGAGATAGAAG GGGCACGGTGTGTAATGTTGTGATCAGTCAAGACACAGAAACGGGGACGAGTGGTGATGGCCGGCCGCCCATCATCTTCAATCCTGACTTTTTTGTCGAGAAGCTACGTCACGAGCGGCCTGAAGCTTTCACAGAGCTGGTGCTGAGCAATGTCACGCGCCTTATCGACCTCCCAGGGGCCGAATTCTCCAAGTTACTGGGGGAAGAGGAGCCCAAGACTCCCAACGGCACTGCAGTGGGAGGCTTTTTTCGCTCCTTTAACTTCCTTAAACGTAAAG ATAAAGGCCTTGTGTTTGGGATGCCCCTAACAGAGGAAGGAATAGCCCAGATATATCAACTTATCGTTTACCTCAGCAAAA ATCTGCATGCTGAGGGTCTTTTTCGGGTTCCTGGGAACAGCCTGAGACAGCAGATCCTCAGAGAGCAGCTCAACAGCGGGACTGATATCAACTTCGCCTCCGGGGATTTCCATCCCAACGATGTTGCGACCCttcttaaaacatttttgaaagaGCTGCCTGAGCCCCTACTAACCCATCGCCACTTACACGCCCATCTAAAAATCACAG AATTGACCATGTTCGACGATCAGGGCAATAAGACGAGTTTGCCGGATAAGGAGCGTCAGATCGAGGCTCTACAGCTTCTCCTGATGTTGCTGCCAACAGCCAATCGCACCCTTCTTAAACTGCTACTGGACCTTCTGTACCACACCGCaaaacaacaagacaaaaacaagaTGTCTGCACACAATCTCGCCCTCATGTTCGCCCCACACGTCATCTGGCCCAAAAAC ATGAATGCCAGTGACCTTCAGGAGAACCTGAAGAAGCTGAACAACGGCATGGCATTTCTCATCAAACATTCCCAGAAGATCTTTCGG GCACCAGGTTATCTGAGGGAACACGCCAGGCTGCAGTTCGCCAACTCCAAAATTATTCACTCCAAG gaCGATTTGGAGCTGTTGTCCGTCAGTGGTTCTCCGTTCATACAGGCGTGTAAGAGGAGCGGTGCGAGAGTTGCTTTAGACCCTGAGAATCACACAGAAGAGGCACTGAAAGAGCTTTATCAACACGTCACTGATTACATGCCAAACTCGGCCAAGAAGAAAAAGCTTATCAGACAG CTTGGTAAACAGTCCACCCCAGGTACCCCTGGCAATGACAACACGACACCTACGAGTAAAAAACACGCCCGCTCTCGCTCCTTCGGTGGTCTTATCAAG AGGAAGGTTTTGGGGAATCAGCCGGGAGACCGAAGGGGTCGACACGTGTCGCCGCCGTCCACATCTGGATATACTGCAGGTCCAGGAAAGGAGAACATTAGCTGTGAGCCAGTGagctttaaataa